One segment of Variovorax sp. PAMC28562 DNA contains the following:
- the pcnB gene encoding polynucleotide adenylyltransferase PcnB → MIKTFIDKLLGKSADGSRGKSRFGKRQEVAASVHGIDPALVDERAKNVVTTLQQAGFEAYVVGGAVRDLLLGLRPKDFDVATNATPEQVKGLFRRAFIIGRRFRIVHVVYGRGREHEVIEVSTFRAYMDNAAAEQVAGNERTSKGELASMKHAVDASGRVLRDNVWGPQEEDAARRDFTVNAMYYDPANQVVVDYHNGIKDAQKLTLRMIGDPATRYREDPVRIIRAIRFSAKLAALGFKMEAKTAAPLIESSKLLADVPQSRLFDEMLKLLQTGHAIATVAQLRKLGLAKGIYPLLDVVVERADQAFVKAALIDTDRRVGEGKPVAPSFLLACVLWADVRDGWAARLEGRNGQRGQPAYPALQDAIDDVFNSRIGDVSGRGKLAADMREIWMMQPRFDKRSGATPYSLVEQARFRAAFDFMRLRADVGEISEAIGEWWQEFSTADDLRRQDLMDQVRDEQKTRQRVRVRDPLPKDSASPNAPREPQDVRGIGGDQDDRGERDEADAPGGEFPQEGEGTAAPRKRRRRRKPRAGGGGEGSDGGAEGDGGAAAA, encoded by the coding sequence ATGATCAAGACATTCATCGACAAACTGCTCGGCAAATCCGCCGACGGCTCCCGCGGCAAAAGCCGCTTCGGCAAGCGCCAGGAGGTCGCCGCCTCGGTGCACGGCATCGACCCGGCTTTGGTCGATGAGCGCGCGAAGAACGTGGTCACCACGCTTCAACAGGCCGGCTTCGAGGCGTATGTGGTCGGCGGCGCGGTGCGCGACTTGCTGCTCGGCCTGCGTCCCAAGGACTTCGACGTGGCGACCAACGCAACGCCGGAGCAAGTCAAGGGGCTCTTTCGCCGCGCCTTCATCATCGGCCGGCGCTTTCGCATCGTGCACGTGGTGTACGGCCGTGGCCGCGAACATGAAGTGATCGAAGTTTCGACCTTTCGCGCCTACATGGACAACGCCGCCGCCGAGCAGGTCGCCGGTAACGAGCGCACCAGCAAGGGCGAACTGGCCAGCATGAAGCATGCGGTCGACGCCAGCGGCCGCGTGTTGCGCGACAACGTCTGGGGCCCGCAGGAAGAAGACGCGGCGCGCCGCGACTTCACCGTCAACGCGATGTACTACGACCCCGCCAATCAGGTGGTCGTCGACTATCACAACGGCATCAAGGACGCGCAGAAGCTGACGCTCCGGATGATCGGCGATCCGGCCACGCGCTACCGCGAAGACCCGGTGCGCATCATTCGCGCAATCCGTTTCTCGGCCAAGCTGGCTGCGCTCGGCTTCAAGATGGAAGCGAAAACGGCCGCGCCATTGATCGAGTCCAGCAAACTGCTGGCCGACGTGCCGCAGAGCCGCTTGTTCGATGAGATGCTGAAGTTGCTGCAAACCGGGCACGCGATTGCAACAGTCGCACAACTGCGCAAGCTCGGGCTCGCCAAGGGCATCTATCCGCTGCTCGATGTGGTGGTCGAGCGGGCCGACCAGGCCTTCGTCAAAGCCGCATTGATCGACACCGACCGCCGTGTCGGTGAAGGAAAGCCGGTGGCGCCGAGCTTCCTGCTGGCCTGCGTGCTGTGGGCCGATGTGCGCGACGGCTGGGCAGCGCGACTCGAAGGCCGCAACGGACAACGCGGCCAGCCGGCCTATCCGGCACTGCAAGACGCGATCGACGACGTCTTCAATTCGCGCATCGGCGACGTGTCGGGTCGCGGCAAGCTGGCCGCCGACATGCGCGAGATCTGGATGATGCAGCCGCGTTTCGACAAGCGCAGCGGCGCGACGCCTTACAGCCTGGTCGAGCAGGCACGCTTTCGCGCCGCGTTCGACTTCATGCGGTTGCGCGCCGATGTCGGTGAGATCAGCGAGGCCATCGGCGAGTGGTGGCAGGAATTCAGCACGGCAGACGATCTGCGCCGGCAAGACCTGATGGACCAGGTCCGCGACGAACAGAAAACGAGACAACGGGTGCGCGTCCGCGATCCGCTGCCAAAAGACAGTGCTTCGCCGAACGCGCCGCGTGAGCCGCAGGATGTTCGTGGTATCGGCGGTGACCAGGACGATCGCGGTGAACGCGATGAGGCCGATGCGCCGGGCGGTGAGTTCCCGCAGGAGGGCGAGGGTACGGCTGCACCGCGCAAACGACGTCGCCGGCGCAAGCCGCGCGCGGGCGGTGGCGGCGAAGGCAGCGACGGCGGTGCAGAGGGCGATGGGGGCGCTGCAGCAGCATGA
- the hda gene encoding DnaA regulatory inactivator Hda has protein sequence MKQLALDIGIATGPTFAGFFAGPNEATLRHLQLWVGAGAGPALHSPVPTYLWGEGGSGKTHLLESVRVALREQGATVGWLHAGVIEPLEFDERWSAVLMDDVHLYTAVQQHAAFNWFVNAQTLQRGVVAAGALPPADLPLREDLRTRLGWGHVFHLQVLSEPERRAVLRQAADARGVLLSDDVLDYVLHRFSRDLGSLMELLDQLDGYALQTQRAITIPLIRAMLENE, from the coding sequence ATGAAACAGCTGGCGCTCGACATCGGCATTGCCACAGGTCCGACCTTCGCGGGCTTCTTTGCGGGCCCGAACGAAGCGACGCTGCGGCATCTGCAGTTGTGGGTCGGTGCCGGTGCAGGCCCCGCATTGCATTCCCCGGTGCCGACGTACCTGTGGGGCGAAGGCGGCAGCGGCAAGACGCATTTGCTCGAATCGGTTCGGGTCGCGTTGCGGGAGCAAGGCGCAACCGTCGGCTGGCTGCATGCAGGTGTGATCGAGCCGCTCGAGTTCGATGAGCGATGGAGCGCCGTGCTGATGGACGACGTCCATCTCTACACGGCGGTGCAGCAGCACGCGGCCTTCAACTGGTTCGTCAATGCGCAGACGCTTCAGCGTGGCGTGGTGGCAGCGGGCGCGCTGCCGCCGGCCGACTTGCCGTTGCGTGAAGACTTGCGCACACGGCTTGGCTGGGGGCACGTGTTTCACTTGCAGGTGCTGAGCGAACCCGAGCGCCGCGCGGTGTTGCGCCAGGCGGCCGATGCCCGCGGCGTCCTGTTGTCGGACGATGTGCTCGACTACGTGCTGCATCGATTCAGCCGCGACCTGGGAAGCCTGATGGAGCTGTTGGATCAGCTCGACGGCTATGCACTGCAAACGCAGCGCGCGATCACGATCCCGTTGATTCGCGCGATGCTTGAAAATGAGTAA
- the purM gene encoding phosphoribosylformylglycinamidine cyclo-ligase, giving the protein MTSSSSTPLSYKDAGVDIDAGDALIERIKPLAKKTMREGVLAGIGGFGALFEVPKRYKEPVLVSGTDGVGTKLKLAFEWQMHDTVGIDLVAMSVNDVLVQGAEPLFFLDYFACGKLDVDTAAAVVGGIALGCELSGCALIGGETAEMPGMYPNGEYDLAGFAVGVVEKSKILTGQSVQPGDVVLGLASSGVHSNGFSLVRKVIERAQQTDGGGLPATLDGQPFRQAVMQPTRLYVKPVLAALAAHPIKALAHITGGGLLENIPRVLPEGTAAHLKKGSWPKTELFAWLQKIAGIDDIEMNRTFNNGIGMVVVLDAAEAAACAETLRTAGEAVYEIGTIAARGDGAAVVVA; this is encoded by the coding sequence ATGACTTCTTCTTCGTCCACCCCGCTCAGCTACAAGGATGCCGGCGTCGATATCGATGCCGGCGACGCGCTGATCGAGCGCATCAAACCGCTCGCGAAGAAGACGATGCGCGAAGGCGTTCTGGCTGGCATCGGCGGCTTCGGCGCGCTCTTCGAAGTGCCCAAGCGCTACAAGGAGCCGGTGCTGGTGAGCGGCACCGATGGCGTCGGCACCAAGCTCAAACTGGCTTTCGAATGGCAGATGCACGACACGGTCGGCATCGACCTCGTCGCCATGAGCGTCAACGACGTGCTGGTGCAAGGCGCCGAGCCGCTCTTCTTTCTCGACTATTTCGCCTGCGGCAAGCTCGACGTCGACACCGCGGCGGCCGTGGTCGGCGGCATCGCACTGGGTTGCGAACTCAGCGGCTGCGCGCTGATTGGGGGCGAGACGGCCGAGATGCCGGGCATGTACCCGAACGGCGAATACGACCTCGCGGGCTTTGCCGTCGGCGTTGTCGAAAAATCGAAGATCCTGACCGGTCAGAGCGTCCAACCCGGCGACGTGGTGCTCGGCCTCGCCTCGAGCGGCGTGCATTCCAACGGATTCAGCTTGGTGCGCAAGGTGATCGAGCGGGCGCAGCAAACCGACGGCGGCGGCTTGCCGGCGACGCTCGATGGTCAGCCCTTCCGCCAAGCGGTGATGCAGCCGACGCGGCTGTATGTGAAGCCGGTGCTCGCAGCGCTCGCTGCCCATCCGATCAAGGCGCTGGCACACATCACCGGCGGTGGTTTGCTCGAGAACATTCCGCGCGTGCTGCCGGAAGGCACCGCCGCGCACCTGAAGAAGGGCAGCTGGCCCAAGACCGAGCTCTTTGCGTGGCTGCAAAAGATCGCCGGCATCGACGATATCGAAATGAACCGGACCTTCAACAACGGCATCGGCATGGTGGTCGTGCTCGACGCAGCCGAAGCCGCCGCCTGCGCCGAAACGCTGCGAACCGCCGGTGAAGCGGTGTACGAGATCGGCACGATCGCGGCGCGCGGCGATGGCGCTGCTGTCGTCGTGGCCTGA
- the yccS gene encoding YccS family putative transporter yields the protein MTNSTLHSLRQHWRALAARAQPLRVLLALGSLMAACWLTERQDVMIPLFLGAIASALAETDDSWRGRFRAQVVTLACFAAAAYSVEFLFDWPPLFIATLALTAFVLTMLGAVGARYKAIAYATLILALYATLAADNALSAGLPHDGEPLLLLAGAAWYGVLSVAWCALFPAQPVQAMLVRLFTVLGDYVQFKASLFEPLRDIDIEHKRLALAQLNATVVTELNNAKESIFRRIGARAPTGRIARYRGLYLIAQDVHERASSSHEDYNALADAFFHSDLLYRCQRVLGLQGRACQQLGQSIARREPFVSDGYSVHALAELRNALEHARAEADAHSPDAAKSEGRAARAALLPSVEALARNLAQLDGQLAGASHTAHPAAGLGRTDMSLLDRSPRSWRDAAERVQRQFTPRAPLFRHAMRLAIALTVGYGVMRAIHPAQGYWILLTTLFVCQQSYGDTVTRMGQRIAGTVIGVVAGWALLDLFPQPLLQSMIAVAAGVLFFATRTTRYLVATAAMTLLVLMCFNQVGDSEVLIVPRLLDTAIGSIIAGLAVLFVLPHWQGRRIHELAALAMRHHAGYLRQIVEQYRSGARDDLDYRLARRNAHNSDAALSTAVSEMFREPNFVRPRAGVALRFLIQSHTMLSYLSALGAHREVLRDVPRAVVLREAAEQAALALERLTEGLGGSNLYWNETPAALAARAALNALAEDITEGADDAQVRLVRTQLALIWLQLDALRSHAAKWMDPDAPEATPLPNPAAPTT from the coding sequence ATGACCAATTCGACCCTCCATTCCCTGCGCCAGCATTGGCGCGCGCTCGCTGCGCGTGCCCAGCCATTGCGCGTGCTGCTCGCGCTCGGCAGCCTGATGGCCGCCTGCTGGCTGACTGAGCGGCAGGACGTGATGATCCCGCTCTTTCTTGGTGCCATCGCCAGCGCGCTGGCCGAAACCGACGACAGCTGGCGCGGCCGGTTCCGGGCGCAGGTGGTTACGCTGGCCTGCTTCGCGGCGGCGGCTTATTCGGTCGAATTCCTCTTCGATTGGCCGCCACTGTTTATCGCCACACTGGCACTGACAGCCTTCGTGTTGACGATGCTCGGCGCCGTTGGAGCGCGCTACAAAGCCATCGCTTACGCCACGCTGATCCTGGCGCTGTACGCCACGCTAGCCGCCGACAACGCGCTGAGTGCCGGATTGCCGCACGACGGTGAACCATTGCTCTTGCTGGCGGGCGCTGCGTGGTACGGCGTGCTGTCGGTGGCGTGGTGCGCCTTGTTTCCTGCACAACCCGTGCAGGCGATGCTGGTGCGGCTCTTCACCGTGCTCGGTGACTACGTGCAGTTCAAGGCGTCGCTGTTCGAGCCGTTGCGCGATATCGACATCGAGCACAAACGGCTCGCGCTGGCGCAGCTCAATGCGACCGTGGTGACCGAACTCAACAATGCCAAGGAAAGTATCTTTCGCCGCATCGGCGCACGGGCTCCGACCGGTCGTATCGCACGCTATCGCGGCCTGTACCTGATCGCGCAGGATGTGCACGAGCGGGCGAGTTCGTCTCACGAGGACTACAACGCGCTGGCCGATGCGTTCTTTCACAGCGACCTGCTCTATCGCTGCCAGCGTGTGCTCGGGCTTCAGGGGCGCGCCTGCCAACAACTGGGGCAGTCGATCGCGCGACGCGAGCCATTCGTGTCAGACGGCTACAGCGTTCATGCACTAGCCGAACTGCGGAATGCCCTCGAACATGCGCGCGCCGAAGCGGACGCGCATTCCCCGGACGCGGCCAAGTCAGAGGGTCGCGCGGCGCGGGCGGCCTTGCTGCCGTCCGTCGAAGCGCTGGCGCGCAACCTCGCGCAGCTCGACGGTCAACTGGCCGGCGCCAGCCACACCGCGCACCCGGCCGCGGGCCTCGGCCGCACCGACATGAGCCTGCTCGACCGGTCGCCGCGCTCCTGGCGCGATGCCGCCGAGCGCGTGCAACGGCAGTTCACGCCGCGCGCACCGCTGTTTCGCCACGCGATGCGGTTGGCCATTGCGCTGACCGTCGGTTACGGCGTAATGCGCGCGATCCATCCGGCACAAGGCTATTGGATTTTGCTCACTACGCTTTTCGTCTGCCAGCAAAGCTATGGCGACACCGTCACGCGAATGGGGCAGCGCATCGCCGGAACGGTGATCGGTGTCGTGGCGGGCTGGGCCTTGCTCGATCTTTTTCCGCAGCCATTGCTGCAATCGATGATCGCCGTGGCCGCCGGCGTGCTCTTCTTCGCGACGCGTACCACGCGCTATCTCGTTGCCACCGCGGCGATGACTTTGCTGGTGCTGATGTGCTTCAACCAGGTCGGCGACAGTGAGGTGTTGATCGTGCCGCGCCTGCTCGACACTGCCATCGGCAGCATCATCGCCGGGCTCGCCGTGCTGTTCGTGCTGCCGCACTGGCAGGGTCGGCGCATTCACGAACTGGCGGCGCTGGCGATGCGGCACCACGCTGGCTATCTGCGGCAGATCGTCGAGCAATATCGTTCGGGCGCCCGCGACGATCTCGACTACCGTCTCGCACGGCGCAATGCGCACAATTCGGATGCGGCGCTGTCGACGGCAGTTTCCGAGATGTTCCGTGAGCCGAATTTCGTGCGGCCGCGTGCCGGCGTGGCCCTGCGCTTTTTGATCCAGTCGCACACCATGCTGAGCTATCTGTCGGCGCTCGGCGCCCATCGCGAGGTGTTGCGGGACGTACCGCGTGCGGTCGTCTTGCGCGAAGCGGCCGAACAGGCTGCGCTGGCTTTAGAACGTTTGACCGAGGGGCTTGGCGGCAGCAATCTTTACTGGAACGAGACGCCGGCTGCATTGGCCGCGCGCGCAGCCCTCAATGCACTGGCAGAAGACATCACGGAAGGCGCTGACGATGCGCAAGTTCGTCTGGTGCGAACGCAGCTCGCGTTGATCTGGTTGCAGCTCGATGCACTGCGCAGCCATGCGGCGAAGTGGATGGACCCGGATGCACCGGAAGCCACGCCCTTACCGAACCCGGCTGCACCGACCACCTGA
- a CDS encoding AI-2E family transporter: MARSNKSPESAVPARSSAQPPRVTAAERPASRTVVIASYLLITGGLLLVMWKDLLPGLLFVCIGFLATRAFARGIESLVRRALPARMGHPITSTLPGVLAAAFVVLAPIGLVALAFAEAREFVLTAPEQYKELLDYIARTVLELKLKLPETVSVYLPDGAAEVQRMVASYLRTQAGALALTGRAWLGGLLFAYVGLIVGALAGVSRGHLVQGPLATQLEQRIRLFGEAFRQIVAAQFWIAAFNTLLTAGFLLLLLPLWGMRLPYEPALITLTFVAGLVPIVGNLLCNTVLTLVGLSVSPAAAAACLVFLIVIHKGEYVINAKVVGTKTHMAVWELLAVMFVAEAVFGPAGLVAAPLFYAYLKKELEANRLV, encoded by the coding sequence ATGGCCCGTTCGAACAAGTCTCCCGAATCCGCAGTTCCCGCTCGCAGCAGTGCGCAGCCGCCGCGCGTGACAGCGGCCGAGCGACCGGCGTCTCGCACCGTCGTGATCGCAAGTTACCTGCTCATCACCGGCGGACTGCTGCTGGTGATGTGGAAAGACCTGCTTCCCGGCCTGCTCTTCGTCTGCATCGGATTTCTTGCGACCCGCGCGTTTGCGCGCGGCATCGAAAGCCTGGTGCGCCGCGCTCTGCCTGCCCGCATGGGTCATCCGATCACATCGACTTTGCCCGGCGTGCTCGCGGCTGCTTTCGTGGTGCTCGCCCCCATCGGGCTGGTCGCGCTCGCCTTCGCCGAGGCGCGCGAGTTCGTTCTCACTGCGCCGGAGCAATACAAGGAATTGCTGGATTACATCGCGCGCACCGTGCTCGAACTGAAGCTCAAGCTGCCTGAGACAGTGAGCGTGTATCTGCCCGACGGCGCTGCGGAAGTTCAGCGCATGGTTGCCAGCTATTTGCGTACGCAAGCTGGCGCGCTGGCGCTCACGGGCCGGGCCTGGCTGGGCGGATTGCTGTTCGCTTACGTCGGGTTGATCGTCGGTGCGCTGGCTGGCGTCTCGCGCGGGCATCTGGTGCAAGGTCCGCTGGCGACGCAATTGGAGCAGCGCATACGGTTGTTCGGCGAAGCCTTTCGGCAAATCGTCGCAGCCCAGTTCTGGATTGCAGCGTTCAACACGCTGCTTACCGCAGGCTTTCTCTTGCTGCTGCTGCCGTTGTGGGGCATGCGTCTGCCATACGAGCCGGCGCTGATCACCTTGACATTCGTGGCGGGGTTGGTGCCGATCGTAGGCAATCTCTTGTGCAACACGGTGCTGACGCTGGTCGGCCTGTCGGTGTCGCCTGCGGCTGCCGCTGCATGCCTCGTATTTCTCATCGTGATCCACAAGGGCGAGTACGTCATCAACGCCAAAGTGGTCGGCACCAAGACACACATGGCGGTGTGGGAGTTGCTGGCCGTGATGTTCGTGGCCGAGGCGGTTTTCGGGCCTGCCGGGCTGGTGGCGGCACCGCTGTTCTATGCGTACCTGAAGAAAGAGCTGGAAGCGAATCGGCTGGTGTGA